Proteins found in one Channa argus isolate prfri chromosome 7, Channa argus male v1.0, whole genome shotgun sequence genomic segment:
- the cmc1 gene encoding COX assembly mitochondrial protein homolog has translation METTNTEVHLRHVEKDVLIPKMMRDKAKERCAEKVEAFNHCCKEAGFFMVFKCREENAALKECLTLHYQDPAFFEECKKEYIREKLEYERTGIPQKNRKQKLPTSM, from the exons Atggaaacaacaaatacag AGGTCCATCTGAGGCATGTGGAGAAAGATGTCCTAATCCCCAAGATGATGAGGGACAAAGCCAAAGAGCGCTGTGCTGAGAAAGTTGAAG CCTTCAACCACTGCTGTAAAGAAGCTGGTTTCTTCATGGTGTTTAAGTGTCGAGAGGAGAATGCAGCCTTGAAGGAATGTCTTACACTACA CTACCAGGACCCTGCCTTCTTTGAAGAGTGTAAGAAGGAGTACATCCGAGAGAAACTGGAGTATGAGAGGACGGGAATCCCACAAaagaacaggaaacaaaaactcCCAACTAGCATGTAA